GTCGCTTCCTTGCCGCGTTCGTTGACGACGGTGAGCTTCACCTTGCCTCTTTGTATATAGAAAACCGTGTTCGCAGGCTCACCCTGAGTAAACAGGGGTTCCTTCTTCGCCAGTTTCAGGAGCTCTCGGCCAACGCCGACGGTGGCAAGAAAGGCCTCAGGATCAAATCGGCTGCCCGCGCGGCTGCTCTTGGGCGGAGGGAAAAGACTTTTCTGTATCGGGGTCCGGGCATCTTTGGTCGTTGGTTTGGAAAGCATCGTGTTGTCCTCCTCTGGCGAGGCCGGTGTGCTACGGCCCTGGGCCGGGCGGACGACAACGCTTGCAGGCGGGCCGCCGATATGCTCAACCCAGCGGCAAGAGCAAGGTGTACAAAATTGTACACCACTTTTTTTATGCTAGAGGTTTTTTGTTATGAAAGATAGTTCTTGGATAGTTGAATTTTGCTCGGTACCGGACAAAAAATCCGGTTTTGGGACTGAGTTGCGGCAGGGGGTGCAACTTTAAACGCGTCTGTCTCCTACCCCCTCAAGCGTTTAACCCTAGTTTTGCTCCGCTTGTAATGTCGCCGGACTGAGCTACGAATGTTGCGGCCTACCTATGCGCCCTTCGGGAAGCGGTTCGCTAATGGCATTCCATTATTTCGGAATGGTTTCTTCTTGACCCTGCCCGTGATCGGTGATATTACTTTAATGTTAAAGTAAATGTTTTTTAAGAGCGGCTGTAACGCCAGCCGGGCCTTTGCAAGTCGAGGGCCCGGCTTTTTCTTTTTGGAGCGGATATGTATTTCACCATCGCCGAACTGGCCGACTGGCGCGGCGTCACCCTATGTCGTCCACCATTATCCTCCAAGAAGAAACGGCGACGCCCGGGCGGGCACGTCGCCGTGATTGGAAATTCGCCTGTGCTACTGTGCCACGCGAACCATGCTCCCTGTCAAGAGGTCACCGCCCGCGCGGCACGGAGGCAAACCATCGGAGCGATGCCTAACTCCAGCCCCACCGCGCGCCAGCTCAAGCCGCGCGCCCGCGCTGCCCGCACCGCGTCTACGTCCACCGGCACCGCCGGGCGGCCCAGCTTGATGCCCTTCGACTTGGCGTGCCGCAAGCCGGCGATTACGCGCTCGCGGATGATGTCTTTTTCGAGCTGAGAAATAGCTCCCAAGATGGTGAACATCGCGGCGCCCAGCGGCGTGCTGGTGTCAAGCGCCTCCGAATAACTCACAAATCCCACGCCCAGCGATTTGAACTCTTCCAGCGCCATCAACAGGTGCCGAGTGCTTCTGGCGAAGCGGTCGAAACGATGAACCGCCACAATATCGAACTCTCGCCGGCACGCGGCGGTCATTAGCTGGTTGAGTTGTGGGCGCGATTCTTTGCTGCCGCTCACGCCGGCATCAATGTACTCGTGTACAACTTCCCAGCCGCGCGCGCTGGCGTGCTGGCGCAATTCACGGAGCTGAACTTCGCAGTCTTGCCCGTGTTTGAGAGTGGAAACGCGCGCGTACAGCACGCAGCGGATAGAACGATTTTCGGCCATGGCGTGCCCGCTCCTATCGGGCGACTGTGGTTAGCGCCGTTCCGGGAGCAACCGGGGCGGTGCGTTTGATTTTGGCGGTGGATTGTTGGTGGGCCGGCGCATTCCGTGTGACAAAATTCCCTGGGGTCGCGCAATTGCGGAATCGGGGGCCACAGCGCCGATTAGCGCCGAGAGCCGCATTTTTATTGCGGAATTTCGGTGGGCCCGCCAGGATTTGAACCTGGGACCAATGGATTATGAGTCCACTGCTCTAACCGCTGAGCTACGGGCCCTTCAGACCTAACGAGTTCGGTCCAAGTGCGCCACTGGACCACTATTGTACGGCTAGCCGCCGGCTAGCGGAGTGCCGACGCGGTGCCCTTCCACGCTCATGCGCCACGGACCACGGGGCAACATCTCCCAGGCGGTAGTCCCGATACCGGATGGTCAGTGTGGCGGCGATCGAAGCCGGGTGCTTTGCAGCAGTCTCGACAGCACTCTCGGCATATTGCTGGCGTGTGGCAACGGCATGAAAAAATGATGAATGGTTCCAGTGTTTAGCCCACAGAGTTCTCCTGGTTCGACACGGCTTTTATGGTCGAGCGGGGCGTGTCCGTTACACTAGGTCGAAGTGAAGCGTCTCATCATTAATGCCGATGATTTCGGCCTCACGCGCGGCATCAATCGCGCCATCGCAGAAGCATACCAGCACGGCGTTGTCACCTCGACGACCTTGATGGCCGCCGGCAGCGCCTTCGAGGACGCGGTCGCGCTCGCCCGGACGCTCCCCCAACTTTCCATCGGGTGCCATGTCGATCTCATCCAACTCGCGCCGGTTTTGCCTTGCCGCCAGCTTCCAACTCTGACCAGCGGTGCGACCTTCCGGCCCGGTTTTGCCCGCTTCGCGCGCGCCGCGCTGCGCAACCGCCTCTCGTCGGAGCAAATCACCGCCGAGGCTTCGGCGCAGATGGGGAAACTTCAATCCGCCGGCATCACGCTCAGCCATTTCGACACGCACAAGCACACCCACCTGTTTCCGCAAGTCTTGCGCGCACTGCTGCGGGCAGCGAAAGCCTGCGGCATCCGTGCCCTTCGTAATCCTTTCGAGCCTGACCCGCTGGTGCGTCTTTCGCAATTGTCGTTGCGTCCGAAGATGCTCGCTCGCTACGGCGCGGTGCGGGCGTTTCAATCGATGGCAGGGAAGTTCCGCCACATCGTCGAGACGGAGGGCTTCGTCACCACCGATGGCACCGTCGGCATCGTGCTCACCGGTTATCTGGACGAGCGGCGGCTGCGGGGGTTGATTCGGCGCATTCCAAAGGGCACCTGGGAACTAGTCACCCATCCCGGTTACAACGATGCCATGTTAAGCCCGTTGTCCGCGCTTACCGCCTCGCGTGAAACTGAGCTTGCCCTTCTCACTGCCGACGGCACGCGTGATCTGCTTCGAGAATGCGGCGTGGAATTGATCTCGTACCGCGACTTAATGGCGGAGAAAGTGTCAGCGAAGAAGGCCGATCACTAGCAGAGGCAGCGCGCACCTGTGCTGCGCATCTCCGGCAGCATGGGCGCGGAATCAACACAAAAAAAGGCACGGCCTTTGCCATGCCCATAGAACTACATCCAAGACGGCTCACTCCTTTTTGCCCGCTTTCTTAACTTTGACGGACGATGCTTCGCCCGCGGGTTTCGTCTCCGCGCGCAGCAACTGGGTATCGTTTCCGAGCGGCTTGCGCGGCATCATCTGGTCGCGCATGGCGGCGTTGTACACGAACGACGCCATGATGGCCGCCGCTTCCATCAGATCGTCTTTCTGCGCGCGCTCGTAGACGTCCATGTTGGAGTGGTGTGTCCGGGTATCGTACTCGAGCGGGTCCTGGATGAACTGGAAACCCGGCACGCCCACGGCGTCGAACGAGAGGTGATCGGTTCCACCGGTCGATTTCATGGTGACCGTGGTTGCGCCGAGGTCGCGGAACGGTTCCAGCCAGGCTTCGAAGATCGGCCGCACCGACGCGTTCTCCTGGGTGTAGATGCCCCGTATTTTTCCCGAGCCGTTGTCCAGGTTGAAGTACGCCGACACCTTGCCCCACTCCGCCTTGGGAATCACCGGCCCTTGTTGCCGCCGCATGTACGAGGGCAGCGCCGCCTCAGTCGGGCTCAGGTCCTTGGGTTGCTGGCGTTCTCCGATGTGTTGCGTGACATAGGCCTTGGAGCCCAGCAGGCCCTCTTCTTCGCCGCTCCACAGCGCAATGCGGATCGTCCGCCGTGGCTTGACGCCCAGCGATTTCAGGATCCTGACCGCCTCCATGGCGACCGCGACTCCACAGCCATTGTCAGTGGCGCCGGTGCCCGTGTGCCATGAATCCATGTGGCCTCCGAGCATCACGATCTCATCCTTCTTATCGGCTCCCGGAATTTCCGCCACCGTGTTGTAAGCCATGGCGTCGTCATCGTAAAACTTTGTCTTGACCTCGATTTCCAACTCCACGGGCACCTCGCGATCCATCAGCCGCATGATGCGTCCGTAGTGTTCGATTCCCATGACCAGGCTGGGCACGCCCGCGGGTTCGTCCTTCTTGTAGGCCTGCGTACCCTGGACAAAAATAGTCCCGCCATCGCCGTTGCTCGGCTTGATGATGACCGCCGGCTTTTCCTCGGTCAGGAACTTCGCCAATTCCTTGCGGAACTGGAGGCGTCGGATCATCTCTTCGCGGGGAGGCCGCTGATATCCGTGCCGCTCCACTGCCTGGTACTGGTACACCTCGTCGAGCCGCTTGTCGTCATAGCGACGCATCTCCGCTTCTTCGTGCGGTTTCACCTCGCGCATGTCGCCCAGGACAACGATCTGGCCCGCCAGTTTTCCGCGGTATTTCTCGAAATCTTCCGTTTTCTCGATTTTGGCGCGCATCACGCGCCCGCGCACCATGCCGACGGTGGAAGGAGTCCAGGCTTCCGGCTGCGCAATCAGCATGGCCACGTCCGGCGAGGTCATGCGCACGAACACCGATTCCTCCGACCAGCCCCGGCCAAACGGTCCGTAACTCTCCAGGTGGGCGTTCGCCAGGCCCCATTTCTGGAACTGGTCCCGCGTCCACTCGTTGGCCCGCTTCATGTTCGGCGAACCGGTCAGCCGCGGACCAATGCGGTCGGTCAGTTCGCTGAGGGTGTCCATCACCTTGGAATTACGGAACGCTTCCTGGCGAATGCTGGTGATCATTTCCAGGTCAACACTCTCATTGTTCGCCGCGCCGATGGCGGGTACGGCGATGGCCGCCGCGATGACAACCGCCAGCGCGGCCGCTGCATACGAGACCCTGCGTCGCATGATGACTCCTCTTGAATTGTTTGGGTAGAGGTGGATTTCAATCCCCCGAGATCGGCGAAATAAATTCCTCCGCTACGCTCCTCTGTTGCCGGGCAAATCGAGATTGTCAACCAGCAACCCGGATGGCGGCAATGTCGTTTACACAGCTTTACCCAGAATGCATCACAAATGGTGCAAAATCTCCCGATTTGGAATCGTGGCACATCTCGGCACGACCCGACCTAATGGTGGAAATTTATTCAGCTACTCAGGAGCAAATGGATGCATCCTACTCGCGTACGCTGGTGCAAATGGGGCTGGAACGCCTTCCCCTGAGGCATCCGCTTTCCCTCCTGCAGGAGGCCTGCATGTTGTCCAAGTGCGCCAACCCTGACTGCAATACACCGTTTCATTACCTGCGAGACGGAAGGTTGTACCAGATCGACACTGCCGACAGCGCCGAGCCGGGCGACAGTTTGCCATTCACCTTCGAGCCCAAGCGTCCTCACAAAGTTGAGTTCTTCTGGCTGTGTGGACACTGCTCCACGTCCATGACGCTCAGCTTCCAGCGCGGGAAAGGCGTAGTCGCGGTCCCACTTCCGGCGCCGATCACTCGGCGGGCCGCCGCATCGTAGAGCGGGATGGGCGTTTGCCCTCAAACTCGAAATTTCCCTTCCGCACCTCAAAATCCGAGTGC
The Terriglobales bacterium genome window above contains:
- a CDS encoding cyclic nucleotide-binding domain-containing protein — encoded protein: MLSKPTTKDARTPIQKSLFPPPKSSRAGSRFDPEAFLATVGVGRELLKLAKKEPLFTQGEPANTVFYIQRGKVKLTVVNERGKEAT
- a CDS encoding recombinase family protein, encoding MAENRSIRCVLYARVSTLKHGQDCEVQLRELRQHASARGWEVVHEYIDAGVSGSKESRPQLNQLMTAACRREFDIVAVHRFDRFARSTRHLLMALEEFKSLGVGFVSYSEALDTSTPLGAAMFTILGAISQLEKDIIRERVIAGLRHAKSKGIKLGRPAVPVDVDAVRAARARGLSWRAVGLELGIAPMVCLRAARAVTS
- a CDS encoding ChbG/HpnK family deacetylase — its product is MKRLIINADDFGLTRGINRAIAEAYQHGVVTSTTLMAAGSAFEDAVALARTLPQLSIGCHVDLIQLAPVLPCRQLPTLTSGATFRPGFARFARAALRNRLSSEQITAEASAQMGKLQSAGITLSHFDTHKHTHLFPQVLRALLRAAKACGIRALRNPFEPDPLVRLSQLSLRPKMLARYGAVRAFQSMAGKFRHIVETEGFVTTDGTVGIVLTGYLDERRLRGLIRRIPKGTWELVTHPGYNDAMLSPLSALTASRETELALLTADGTRDLLRECGVELISYRDLMAEKVSAKKADH
- a CDS encoding M20/M25/M40 family metallo-hydrolase, with the protein product MRRRVSYAAAALAVVIAAAIAVPAIGAANNESVDLEMITSIRQEAFRNSKVMDTLSELTDRIGPRLTGSPNMKRANEWTRDQFQKWGLANAHLESYGPFGRGWSEESVFVRMTSPDVAMLIAQPEAWTPSTVGMVRGRVMRAKIEKTEDFEKYRGKLAGQIVVLGDMREVKPHEEAEMRRYDDKRLDEVYQYQAVERHGYQRPPREEMIRRLQFRKELAKFLTEEKPAVIIKPSNGDGGTIFVQGTQAYKKDEPAGVPSLVMGIEHYGRIMRLMDREVPVELEIEVKTKFYDDDAMAYNTVAEIPGADKKDEIVMLGGHMDSWHTGTGATDNGCGVAVAMEAVRILKSLGVKPRRTIRIALWSGEEEGLLGSKAYVTQHIGERQQPKDLSPTEAALPSYMRRQQGPVIPKAEWGKVSAYFNLDNGSGKIRGIYTQENASVRPIFEAWLEPFRDLGATTVTMKSTGGTDHLSFDAVGVPGFQFIQDPLEYDTRTHHSNMDVYERAQKDDLMEAAAIMASFVYNAAMRDQMMPRKPLGNDTQLLRAETKPAGEASSVKVKKAGKKE